From Thalassotalea psychrophila:
ACCATCTGGTAACGCTTCAATACGGCGTTTTGCTTCATCACGCATATATTCAATATTACTACGGCTAAAAGCAATAATGTTATTTATTTCATATTGTGCAACCTGCTCCTTATAGCGTCGCTCTAAACGCATACATGCCGCTAAACGTGCTTTAAAGTCAGCCATAATAATATGTGGTTCACGTGAATTATTTTGCACTAATGTTGCGATATCCCGTTTAATTTTATAATTTTCTACCAGCTTAACCGGAGAGCCACGGAAACCTTCATCCCATGGTGTTTCAATTGATGGACCCATACCGCCTGGATCTTTTGCACCAATTTCACCTTCATGCATCGCACAACAATTCCAGGCAACTAATTCACCTTTATCAAAAATAGGCATGAATAAATGTTGATCTGGGCTGTGAATACCGCCGTAATGACAATCATTAATAAGGAAACCATCGCCTTCATTAATACCTACAGTAGGATCGTCCTTTAAGTATTTCATGATCCAGCGAATGGTATAATGCAGCGATACGGTAAAACCTGCTACACCAAAAGTAGAACCTAAAAACAGGTCACCTACAGGGGTAAAGTAGCCGGTCGACATATCACCACAAGAAGCCGCCGGACTTGCTACGGTCATTTCAGCAATACCAAATGTTTCGTCCAATGCTGATTGTAGATTAGAGCGAATTTCACTCATTAAATGAGGATCTACCCCATGCTTTAATACTTCTTCTTCTCGAGCTGAACGAGCGCTAATATGGTGATTACGTTGAATTTCTTGATCAGGACCAATAAAGCTTACGTGCTCAGTTAAAAATTTATTAATTATTTTCTGCTCAGCTGTGTTTTGTTCAGCTGTTGTATCTAATTTTGTTTCTGTCATTTTCTTATGCCTTACTTTTGAATTAACACTTAGAGCATTTAATGCTTAAGTGTTAATAAAAAATATTGGCTAGCGGTTAATACTAGCCACAGTTTTTATCTTATTGCTTAAGCAACCAAACAGCACCTTGTGCCGCTGATTCTAAACGCCAACCTGGCTCAACCAAGTAAGTTGTAGCACCAGGGTTAACTACAGCAGGACCTTCAATTACTACGCCTGGCTGTAATGCTAATCCATCATAAATTGGTGTCTTTTGCGCACCTTCTAAACCAACAAAGTGGCAGTCTCGGTAAGCTACTGGCTTTGGTGTTGATATTTTTGTCGTTGGCGGCGTCATATCTTCAAATTTCAACGCAGGTAATTCCACCCAAGACACAACACGTACAGTACCAACCCATACACCGGATTCAGGAGATACGATTTCTTCACCGTAACGAGAACCAAAGTCTGCATTCATGGTTTCAATTAATTGAATAACATCGGTGCTACTTTCAAGGCGTGTTTTAGGCGCAACAACACTCACTTCCATTTTTTGAATGGAATAGCGCATATCCAATTCAACTCGGTATTTGATTTGCTCTTCGCTAATACCTTGTCGGATCAAATCATTACGACCTTTAACTTCTAATTCTTCAACAATGCTGTTGAAGCCATCAAAATCACTGAAAATAGCCTGTAAGTTTTTGTGGAAGAATGGGTAAGAAACATTCTTTTCATGGATGTGCATTTGGTTAAGACCAGCACCACCACAAGCAGAAAATACAGAGCTGTATGGAGGTGCTAATACTCGATTGATACCAGCACGTTCCGCGATACCACAGGCATGCAATGGACCATTACCACCGTACGCTAAGAACACAAAATCTTCAGCTTTATATCCTTGACGGTTCAATTCTTGCGTTAAACCACTAGCCATTTCACCATCAGCATTTGACTTAATAAACTTAGCCGCTTCAATTTCTTCAATATCGAGTTCATCACAGATATCTTCTAATGCTTGGTACGTGCGACGCATGTTCAATTTAATGTAACCGTTTGCGTAGTTTTTAGTATCTAAGTAGCCTAAAAGTAAATCGGCATCCGTTACGGTAGGGTTCATCCCTCCACGGTCATATGCTGCCGGACCAGGATCAGAGCCTGCTGACATAGGGCCTACTTTAACAGTATTAAATACCGAGTCGTACTTAGCTATAGAACCACCACCAGCACCTAGTGTGACTAAATGAACCATAGGAACGGTTACTAACCAACGGTCAACTACAGGATTAAAGTCATAATGTTTTTCACCACCTTTGGTAATAATACCGATATCGAATGAGGTACCACCCATATCACCACAAACTATATTATCCATATTACTTTGCTTAGATAACTCTTCTGCAGCATGAATACCCGCAACTGGGCCCGAGTGCACTGTTTGCAGAGCATCGGTAGAGTTAAGCTGTGCCATGCCACCTGAGTTATGTACTAACAGCATTGGCTTGGTATAACCATTTTCACGCAAATTTTGCTCTAACGAACTCATTGCAAAGTACATGGTTGAATGCAAGTAAGCATCGACAATTGACGATGAGGTACGTACATATTCACCTTTACGACCAACAACTTGATGGGAAAGGATCATTGGAATTGAGCCCAACATTTCTGGTGGATATTCCTCTTCAAAAATCTCTTGTACACGTAATTCATGTGTTGGGTTTTCAACTGAGTTGATCGTTGCAACAACAATAGCTTGCACACCTAAGTCGACTAATTCGCGAATGGCTGTGCGAGTTTGTTCTTCTTGTAAATCCATTAACACTTTACCACGATAATCAACACGCTCTTTTACCGTACGAATATACTTAATTGGTACCAACGGATCAGGTCGAGTCGCACGTGATAGATCTTTTGCTTCTTCATCTGGTAAACCTTCCGAATAACCGCGGCCACGAGATAACGGCACAGTACTGTCGAAACCAAATGTTGTTAATAAACCAACACGAGGGCCATTACGTTCGATTAACGCGTTTGTACCTAAGGTTGTTGCATAACGTACAGAATCAACTTCGGCTAATAATTTTTGACGTGATATTTCTAACTCAGCACAAGCGTTATCAATAGCTTCGTTAAAGCCCAAGGCTAAGTTTTGATGACTTGTAAGCGCTTTGGTTTGCAGAAATTTATCTTCCCAGCAAATAAAACAATCGGTAAAAGTACCACCGATATCAACTGC
This genomic window contains:
- a CDS encoding hydantoinase/oxoprolinase family protein: MKRIAVDIGGTFTDCFICWEDKFLQTKALTSHQNLALGFNEAIDNACAELEISRQKLLAEVDSVRYATTLGTNALIERNGPRVGLLTTFGFDSTVPLSRGRGYSEGLPDEEAKDLSRATRPDPLVPIKYIRTVKERVDYRGKVLMDLQEEQTRTAIRELVDLGVQAIVVATINSVENPTHELRVQEIFEEEYPPEMLGSIPMILSHQVVGRKGEYVRTSSSIVDAYLHSTMYFAMSSLEQNLRENGYTKPMLLVHNSGGMAQLNSTDALQTVHSGPVAGIHAAEELSKQSNMDNIVCGDMGGTSFDIGIITKGGEKHYDFNPVVDRWLVTVPMVHLVTLGAGGGSIAKYDSVFNTVKVGPMSAGSDPGPAAYDRGGMNPTVTDADLLLGYLDTKNYANGYIKLNMRRTYQALEDICDELDIEEIEAAKFIKSNADGEMASGLTQELNRQGYKAEDFVFLAYGGNGPLHACGIAERAGINRVLAPPYSSVFSACGGAGLNQMHIHEKNVSYPFFHKNLQAIFSDFDGFNSIVEELEVKGRNDLIRQGISEEQIKYRVELDMRYSIQKMEVSVVAPKTRLESSTDVIQLIETMNADFGSRYGEEIVSPESGVWVGTVRVVSWVELPALKFEDMTPPTTKISTPKPVAYRDCHFVGLEGAQKTPIYDGLALQPGVVIEGPAVVNPGATTYLVEPGWRLESAAQGAVWLLKQ